A part of Kitasatospora acidiphila genomic DNA contains:
- a CDS encoding ABC transporter ATP-binding protein: protein MTAVLRAQGLGKRYKQRWALSDCTLEVPAGRVVGLVGPNGAGKSTLLNLAAGMLTPSEGTIEVCGGRPASGAAQLGKVGFVAQDTPVYAGLSIEDHFRLGARLNPGWDDRLARDRIRRLGLDPAQRAGRLSGGQRAQLALTLGIAKCPELLILDEPVAALDPLARSRFLDDLTEAVAELELSVVLSSHLVSDLERCCDHLIVLVDSRVQLAGDIEELLTSRDHVGNLEELVLTTMEGSR, encoded by the coding sequence GTGACCGCCGTCTTGCGAGCCCAGGGGCTGGGCAAGAGGTACAAGCAGCGCTGGGCCCTGTCGGACTGCACCCTGGAGGTCCCGGCCGGCCGCGTGGTCGGGCTGGTCGGCCCCAACGGTGCCGGGAAGTCGACGCTGCTGAACCTCGCCGCCGGCATGCTGACCCCGAGCGAGGGCACGATCGAGGTGTGCGGTGGCCGCCCGGCGAGCGGCGCGGCGCAGCTGGGCAAGGTCGGCTTCGTCGCCCAGGACACCCCGGTCTACGCCGGGCTCAGCATCGAGGACCACTTCCGGCTCGGCGCCCGTCTCAACCCGGGCTGGGACGACCGCCTGGCCCGCGACCGGATCCGGCGGCTCGGCCTGGATCCGGCCCAGCGGGCCGGCCGCCTGTCGGGCGGTCAACGCGCCCAGCTGGCCCTCACGTTGGGCATCGCCAAGTGCCCCGAGCTGCTGATCCTGGACGAGCCGGTGGCCGCCCTGGACCCGCTGGCCCGCAGCAGGTTCCTGGACGACCTGACGGAGGCCGTCGCCGAGCTGGAGTTGAGCGTGGTCCTCTCCTCGCACCTGGTCTCCGATCTGGAGCGGTGCTGCGACCACCTGATCGTGCTGGTCGACTCCCGGGTCCAACTTGCCGGAGACATCGAGGAGTTGCTGACCTCCCGTGATCACGTCGGCAACCTGGAGGAGCTCGTGCTGACCACCATGGAGGGATCTCGATGA
- a CDS encoding sensor histidine kinase has translation MPRPPWLRRLPSGVWSALTWCAAGLFALLLFVTTTGLRPHPSVTLGIPGRAGLAVVLARAGLAVVLALAIGWARRWPLPVFGVLLAESCAFAALGMRTWPFFLVLAVLVGYLAATRPRRTALAAAGAELAVWVGQWAALDQGQETVSDLLSMLSALAAVIAIAWLIGNSIRQQRDYGEALRSHALTAERLRIARELHDMVAHSMGVIAFQAGAAGLVLDTQPANARKALGAIETTSRETLAGLRRMLVSLRRADEDLSEAAVAVGLEALDRLAETTSDAGVRVQVHREGRARPLPPEIDVAAFRIIQESVTNTVRHSGARHCQVCVTYGDEELAIEITDDGQGAGRSSAGSGFGIAGMRERVALLGGRFSAGSRPEGGFRVTAELPV, from the coding sequence ATGCCGCGGCCCCCGTGGCTGAGGCGACTGCCGTCAGGCGTCTGGTCGGCGCTCACCTGGTGCGCCGCCGGGCTGTTCGCGCTGCTGCTGTTCGTCACCACGACCGGCCTGCGGCCGCACCCGTCGGTCACCCTGGGCATCCCGGGCCGGGCGGGGCTGGCCGTCGTGCTGGCGCGAGCCGGGCTGGCCGTCGTGCTGGCGCTGGCGATCGGCTGGGCCCGCCGGTGGCCGCTGCCGGTCTTCGGGGTGCTGCTGGCCGAGTCGTGCGCGTTCGCGGCCCTGGGGATGCGGACCTGGCCGTTCTTCCTGGTCCTGGCCGTCCTGGTCGGCTACCTGGCGGCCACCCGCCCGCGCCGCACGGCCCTCGCGGCCGCGGGTGCCGAACTGGCGGTCTGGGTCGGCCAATGGGCGGCATTGGACCAGGGCCAGGAGACGGTCAGCGACCTGCTCAGCATGCTGTCGGCACTGGCCGCGGTGATCGCCATCGCCTGGCTGATCGGCAACTCGATCCGCCAGCAACGGGATTACGGCGAGGCCCTGCGCTCCCACGCGCTGACCGCCGAACGGCTGCGGATCGCCCGGGAGTTGCACGACATGGTGGCGCACAGCATGGGCGTCATCGCATTCCAGGCGGGCGCGGCCGGCCTGGTCCTGGACACCCAGCCGGCCAATGCGCGCAAGGCGCTCGGCGCCATCGAGACCACCAGCCGCGAGACCCTGGCCGGACTGCGCCGCATGCTGGTCTCGCTGCGCCGGGCCGACGAGGACCTCTCCGAAGCCGCCGTCGCCGTGGGCCTGGAGGCGCTCGACCGGCTGGCCGAAACGACCTCGGACGCCGGGGTGCGGGTCCAGGTGCACCGCGAGGGGCGGGCGCGCCCGCTGCCCCCCGAGATCGATGTGGCCGCCTTCCGGATCATCCAGGAGTCGGTCACCAACACCGTGCGCCACTCGGGAGCGCGGCACTGCCAGGTCTGTGTGACCTACGGGGACGAGGAGTTGGCCATCGAGATCACCGACGACGGGCAGGGCGCGGGGCGCTCTTCCGCCGGCTCGGGCTTCGGAATCGCCGGCATGCGCGAGCGAGTCGCCCTGCTGGGCGGCCGGTTCAGCGCGGGCAGCAGGCCCGAGGGCGGCTTCCGGGTCACGGCGGAGCTGCCGGTATGA
- a CDS encoding MBL fold metallo-hydrolase — translation MRLESGGDRAVFVGDLLHSPVQILAPSCSSCLCLDPAGAATNRHRVLERAADLGESVIPAHFGGAGTVEARRAGGEFTLGQWAAYAAE, via the coding sequence GTGCGGCTCGAATCCGGGGGCGACCGGGCAGTGTTCGTCGGCGATCTGCTGCACAGCCCGGTGCAGATCCTCGCCCCCTCCTGCAGCAGCTGCCTGTGCCTGGACCCGGCGGGCGCCGCGACCAACCGCCATCGAGTCCTTGAACGGGCCGCCGATCTGGGGGAGTCGGTCATCCCCGCGCACTTCGGCGGCGCCGGGACCGTGGAGGCCCGGCGCGCGGGTGGCGAGTTCACGCTCGGGCAGTGGGCGGCCTACGCGGCCGAGTAG
- a CDS encoding SMI1/KNR4 family protein has protein sequence MTTNNADPWDSAAVRARIAVMSQQDPERRRFGADYHDYRLRSPLEEEAIRAFEQRLGIALPEAFRSFVRHVADGGAGPDYGVVGLTEEIDDEEALYGLRQECLQPGFLAAPFSYSEKTARPYSLRGTLVIGEVGCGMFSRLVVTGPCAGQVWLDDPDWGGFMPGPDFREWYSEWLASDPPRRGGGPS, from the coding sequence GTGACCACCAACAATGCCGATCCCTGGGACAGCGCAGCCGTGCGAGCACGTATTGCCGTCATGTCCCAACAGGACCCGGAACGTCGACGCTTCGGCGCCGACTACCACGATTACCGCCTTCGCTCCCCCCTGGAGGAGGAGGCGATACGAGCGTTCGAGCAACGGCTCGGTATTGCGCTCCCCGAGGCATTCCGGAGCTTCGTCCGCCATGTCGCCGATGGGGGAGCGGGCCCGGATTACGGGGTGGTGGGGCTCACGGAGGAGATCGACGACGAGGAAGCGCTGTACGGCCTGCGCCAGGAATGCCTGCAACCCGGCTTTCTGGCTGCGCCGTTCTCGTATTCCGAGAAGACCGCGCGGCCGTATTCACTGCGTGGGACGTTGGTGATCGGTGAGGTCGGGTGCGGGATGTTCTCGCGATTGGTGGTGACGGGCCCCTGTGCGGGGCAGGTGTGGCTGGACGATCCCGACTGGGGAGGTTTCATGCCGGGGCCCGACTTTCGCGAGTGGTACTCCGAGTGGCTGGCGTCGGATCCCCCGCGAAGGGGAGGCGGTCCGTCCTGA
- a CDS encoding DsbA family oxidoreductase — translation MNFHVHHIKRPLTGATPAMKVEIYSDIACPWCYIGKRRFDRALAQFGGDVEVVYRPYQLVPDAPATASPHRAWLAERYGPQSRAMDDRVTALGKTEGIDYDFDAALHANTFLGHRLLHLAETEYGAKVQGELKEALLKAHFSDGVDVGDRAALTEVAVAAGLDRARVAEYLAGEEGAAEVRAQLAEGRQLGISAVPTFVFEGQWAVQGGQETETFLKVLQQVASETGTAETGEGEACADGACAI, via the coding sequence TTGAACTTTCACGTTCATCACATAAAGCGCCCACTGACAGGAGCCACCCCCGCCATGAAGGTCGAGATCTACTCGGACATCGCCTGCCCCTGGTGCTACATCGGCAAGCGCCGCTTCGACCGGGCGCTGGCCCAGTTCGGCGGAGACGTCGAGGTGGTGTACCGCCCGTACCAGCTGGTGCCGGACGCCCCGGCGACCGCCAGCCCGCACCGCGCCTGGCTGGCCGAGCGCTACGGCCCGCAGTCCCGCGCGATGGACGACCGGGTGACGGCGCTGGGCAAGACCGAGGGCATCGACTACGACTTCGACGCCGCGCTGCACGCCAACACCTTCCTCGGTCACCGGCTGCTGCACCTGGCCGAGACCGAGTACGGCGCAAAGGTGCAGGGCGAGCTGAAGGAGGCGCTGCTCAAGGCGCACTTCTCGGACGGCGTGGACGTCGGCGACCGGGCCGCGCTCACCGAGGTGGCGGTGGCCGCGGGCCTGGACCGGGCGCGGGTGGCCGAGTACCTGGCCGGCGAGGAGGGCGCGGCCGAGGTGCGGGCCCAGCTGGCCGAGGGGCGACAGCTGGGGATCAGCGCCGTGCCGACCTTCGTCTTCGAGGGCCAGTGGGCGGTGCAGGGCGGCCAGGAGACGGAGACCTTCCTCAAGGTGCTCCAGCAGGTCGCCAGCGAGACGGGCACCGCCGAGACGGGCGAGGGCGAGGCCTGCGCCGACGGGGCCTGCGCGATCTGA
- a CDS encoding NAD(P)H-binding protein, with the protein MILVSGVNGNLGGLVHRQLVARGADVLAGTRTPAAGQRRVDFDDPTSLPEAFAGVDVLVLISAGYAEDDVVLARHGAAIDAAAAAGVRQVIYTSLAGSGDHLTIAIPHRWTEQALARSPLAWTVLRNGLYPEVPAGLGLAASGQPTDDVLRTPLGHGTVPVVSRADLADAAVRVALDADSDPANQHRGRVYELEGTAVVGGAELAAAVSEVLGRPVRHRASPLGELWSGLEKAGLAPFQVAHAYSLMSTAAAGLLRAAANSDLPALLDAAPRDARAGLVEAVRTLLPR; encoded by the coding sequence ATGATCCTCGTCAGTGGTGTCAACGGAAACCTCGGCGGCCTCGTCCACCGTCAGCTGGTCGCGCGCGGCGCGGATGTGCTGGCCGGCACCCGCACCCCGGCCGCCGGTCAGCGCCGGGTGGACTTCGACGATCCGACCTCACTACCGGAGGCCTTCGCCGGGGTGGACGTGCTGGTGCTGATCTCGGCGGGCTATGCGGAGGACGACGTGGTGCTGGCCCGCCACGGCGCCGCCATCGACGCGGCGGCCGCCGCCGGGGTGCGCCAGGTGATCTACACCAGCCTGGCCGGCTCGGGCGACCACCTCACCATCGCGATCCCGCACCGCTGGACCGAGCAGGCGCTCGCCCGGTCACCACTGGCCTGGACCGTGCTGCGCAACGGCCTCTACCCCGAGGTGCCCGCCGGCCTCGGCCTGGCCGCCTCCGGCCAGCCGACCGACGACGTGCTCCGCACCCCGCTGGGCCACGGCACCGTGCCCGTCGTCTCCCGCGCCGACCTCGCCGACGCCGCCGTCCGGGTCGCGCTGGACGCCGACTCCGACCCCGCCAACCAGCACCGGGGCCGGGTCTACGAGTTGGAGGGCACGGCCGTCGTCGGCGGCGCCGAGCTGGCCGCCGCCGTCTCCGAGGTGCTCGGCCGCCCGGTGCGCCACCGGGCATCCCCACTCGGCGAGTTGTGGAGCGGCCTGGAGAAGGCCGGCCTGGCGCCCTTCCAGGTCGCACACGCCTACTCGCTGATGTCGACGGCCGCCGCCGGCCTGCTGCGGGCCGCCGCCAACTCCGACCTGCCCGCTCTGCTGGACGCCGCACCGCGCGACGCCCGAGCCGGGCTCGTCGAGGCGGTGCGCACGCTGCTGCCCCGGTGA
- a CDS encoding response regulator codes for MTATRVLLADDQELVRTGLSMVIADLPDLDVVGEAGSGAEAVQLALQLQPDVVVMDIRMPGMDGIEATRAITATGSTPRVMMLTTFDEDDNVYASLRAGASGFLVKDMALLDIIAAIRVVAAGDALIAPSVTRRLIADFATRPAAPSKPRRGLDGITDREREVLTLVGRGLSNSEIAEQLYIGPATAKTHVARLLTKLNARDRVQLVIAAYEAGLVSADG; via the coding sequence ATGACCGCCACCCGGGTACTGCTGGCCGACGACCAGGAGCTGGTGCGCACCGGGCTCAGCATGGTGATCGCCGATCTCCCCGACCTCGATGTCGTGGGCGAGGCCGGCAGTGGGGCCGAAGCCGTCCAGCTGGCTCTTCAACTCCAGCCCGACGTGGTGGTGATGGACATCCGGATGCCAGGAATGGACGGCATCGAAGCCACCCGTGCGATCACCGCGACCGGCTCGACGCCGCGCGTCATGATGCTCACCACCTTCGACGAGGACGACAACGTCTATGCCTCGCTGCGCGCCGGCGCCAGCGGGTTCCTGGTCAAGGACATGGCGCTGCTGGACATCATCGCCGCCATCCGCGTCGTCGCCGCCGGCGACGCCCTGATCGCCCCGTCCGTCACCCGCCGCCTCATCGCCGACTTCGCCACCCGTCCCGCCGCGCCCAGCAAGCCCCGTCGGGGCCTCGACGGCATCACCGACCGCGAACGTGAAGTTCTCACCTTGGTCGGCCGCGGCCTCTCCAACAGCGAGATCGCCGAGCAGCTCTACATCGGCCCCGCCACCGCCAAGACCCACGTGGCCCGCCTGCTGACCAAGCTGAACGCCCGCGACCGGGTGCAACTGGTCATCGCGGCGTATGAGGCGGGTTTGGTGTCGGCGGACGGGTGA
- a CDS encoding winged helix-turn-helix transcriptional regulator yields MSAGHTEVTTPDPELFFDPSEECGIREVLDRIGDKWSVQVMVELSRGVRRFRELQRALPGGISQRMLTLTVRRLERDGLVARTVYPTVPPQVEYELTGLGWSLARLVRSLADWSREHRAEMADFRHQWDEAHRGAAE; encoded by the coding sequence ATGTCAGCGGGGCACACCGAGGTAACCACCCCCGATCCGGAGCTGTTCTTCGATCCGTCCGAGGAGTGCGGAATCCGCGAGGTGCTGGACCGGATCGGCGACAAGTGGTCCGTCCAGGTGATGGTGGAGCTCAGCCGTGGCGTGCGCCGGTTCCGTGAGCTCCAGCGCGCGCTTCCGGGCGGAATCAGTCAGCGGATGCTCACCCTCACCGTGCGCCGGCTGGAGCGCGACGGGCTGGTGGCGCGCACCGTGTACCCGACCGTGCCGCCCCAGGTCGAGTACGAGCTGACCGGCCTGGGCTGGAGCCTGGCCCGGCTGGTCCGTTCCCTGGCGGACTGGTCCCGGGAGCACCGGGCGGAGATGGCGGATTTCCGGCACCAGTGGGACGAGGCGCACCGAGGGGCCGCGGAATAG
- a CDS encoding spore-associated protein A — MNKRIKQITARVGVIAALTAGAAVAVPTAANAASYDGACGSGYVGIRHMDMTGGTVWLAYSSATGENCVVTVRNSPGAAEPMTASIRISGGSWLEDSGNFTTYAGPKYVYAPGQCVDYTGSINGYSNGEFGVACR; from the coding sequence ATGAACAAGCGGATCAAGCAGATCACCGCGCGCGTCGGCGTCATCGCAGCGCTGACCGCCGGTGCGGCTGTTGCGGTTCCCACGGCAGCCAACGCGGCCTCGTACGACGGCGCTTGCGGTTCGGGCTACGTCGGCATCCGGCACATGGACATGACGGGTGGCACCGTCTGGCTGGCCTACAGCAGCGCCACCGGCGAGAACTGCGTGGTCACGGTGCGCAATTCGCCCGGCGCGGCCGAGCCCATGACCGCCTCGATCCGGATTTCGGGCGGCAGCTGGCTGGAGGACTCGGGCAACTTCACGACGTACGCGGGTCCCAAGTACGTCTACGCGCCCGGCCAGTGTGTCGACTACACCGGCTCGATCAACGGCTACAGCAACGGCGAATTCGGCGTGGCCTGCCGCTGA
- a CDS encoding N-acetyltransferase: MDFAITTLAERPELAHADFPDTWPAFSLADPVGRAFFAELDSAFPEFTVVATEADGSVVARGHSVPFALRVEGRGELPPGGWDEVLLWAFKDRRTGAVPDTVSAIDVTVREDRLGHGLSALMLDAMRRNARDRGFAELVAPVRPTGKHLEPETPMAEYVRRTREDGLPVDAWLRTHVRAGGVIEAVAPCSMTVSGTLAQWRDWTGLPFDTAGPVLVPKALVPVECLPERDCASYVEPNVWVRHGLA, translated from the coding sequence ATGGACTTCGCGATCACCACCCTCGCCGAGCGCCCCGAACTCGCGCACGCGGACTTCCCGGACACCTGGCCCGCGTTCTCCTTGGCCGACCCCGTGGGCCGGGCGTTCTTCGCCGAACTGGACTCGGCGTTCCCGGAGTTCACCGTGGTGGCGACGGAGGCGGACGGTTCCGTGGTGGCCCGCGGGCACAGCGTGCCGTTCGCGCTGCGGGTCGAGGGACGCGGGGAACTGCCGCCCGGCGGGTGGGACGAGGTGCTGCTGTGGGCGTTCAAGGACCGGCGGACCGGCGCGGTCCCGGACACCGTGAGCGCGATCGACGTCACCGTCCGGGAGGACCGGTTGGGGCACGGGCTGTCGGCGCTGATGCTGGACGCGATGCGCCGCAACGCGCGGGACCGGGGGTTCGCGGAGCTGGTGGCCCCGGTCCGGCCGACCGGCAAGCACCTGGAGCCCGAGACCCCGATGGCGGAGTACGTGCGCCGCACCCGGGAGGACGGTCTGCCGGTGGACGCCTGGCTGCGCACCCACGTGCGGGCCGGCGGCGTGATCGAGGCGGTGGCGCCGTGCTCGATGACGGTGTCCGGGACGCTGGCGCAGTGGCGTGACTGGACCGGGCTGCCGTTCGACACCGCCGGGCCGGTCCTGGTGCCGAAGGCGCTGGTGCCGGTGGAGTGCCTGCCGGAGCGGGACTGCGCGAGCTATGTGGAGCCGAACGTCTGGGTGCGGCACGGCTTGGCCTGA
- a CDS encoding transporter → MLSSSYDDLYLLGALLVRTVPAVIGVFWGAPLVARELEAGTHRLAWNQSVTRSRWLAAKLGLVGLAAVAAAGLLTLAMSWWNAPIDQAIASGGGASGFPDRLSPTMFDSRGVVPIGWAAFAFTLGVALGIVLRRTVLAMATTLTVFAAAEGVISAFVRPLLVAPDRITVPITADNLEGLRNGGLSVDIGQHGTWVTAEQTLDAAGHPVSLPPAFTNCMQSGGDPHVCGGVLGKLGYQQETTFHPAGHFWPLQWAEAGVLLALALVITGLCFWLVRRQTA, encoded by the coding sequence TTGCTGAGCAGCAGTTACGACGACCTCTACCTGCTGGGCGCCCTGCTGGTGCGTACCGTGCCGGCCGTCATCGGCGTGTTCTGGGGGGCGCCGCTGGTGGCCCGCGAACTGGAGGCCGGCACGCATCGGCTGGCCTGGAACCAGTCCGTCACCCGGTCCCGCTGGCTGGCCGCCAAGCTCGGACTGGTCGGCCTGGCCGCCGTTGCCGCCGCCGGGCTGCTCACGCTCGCGATGTCCTGGTGGAACGCCCCGATCGACCAGGCCATCGCCAGCGGCGGTGGCGCGAGTGGGTTCCCCGACCGGCTCTCCCCGACGATGTTCGACTCGCGCGGTGTCGTTCCGATCGGCTGGGCGGCCTTCGCCTTCACACTCGGGGTCGCGCTCGGGATCGTGCTGCGCCGCACGGTGCTCGCGATGGCGACCACACTCACGGTGTTCGCCGCGGCCGAGGGCGTGATCTCGGCGTTCGTCCGCCCGCTACTGGTCGCGCCGGACCGGATCACCGTGCCGATCACCGCCGACAACCTCGAAGGGCTGCGCAACGGCGGCCTGTCCGTGGACATCGGCCAGCACGGCACCTGGGTCACCGCCGAGCAGACCTTGGACGCCGCCGGCCACCCGGTCTCGCTGCCGCCCGCGTTCACCAACTGCATGCAGTCCGGCGGCGATCCGCACGTCTGCGGTGGGGTACTGGGCAAGCTCGGCTACCAGCAGGAGACCACGTTCCATCCCGCCGGCCACTTCTGGCCGCTCCAGTGGGCCGAGGCCGGGGTCCTGCTGGCGCTGGCGCTGGTCATCACCGGGCTGTGCTTCTGGCTGGTGCGCCGCCAGACCGCCTGA